From one Gallionella capsiferriformans ES-2 genomic stretch:
- a CDS encoding GatB/YqeY domain-containing protein — MNLKQKITDDMKVAMRAKDTARLSAIRLLLAAIKQREVDERIELADGDIVAIIEKMNKQRRDSISQYEAASRQDLADIEKFEMGVLAVYMPQQLGDAEVLAAVVEAISAVGAAGPQDMGKVMGVLKSKLAGIADMGRVSALIKAQLS, encoded by the coding sequence ATGAATTTAAAGCAGAAAATTACCGATGACATGAAAGTCGCGATGCGTGCCAAAGATACGGCACGTCTCTCGGCTATTCGTCTATTGCTCGCCGCGATTAAGCAGCGTGAGGTGGATGAGCGCATCGAGCTGGCCGATGGAGATATCGTTGCGATCATCGAGAAGATGAACAAGCAGCGCCGTGATTCCATTAGTCAGTATGAGGCGGCATCTCGTCAGGATCTGGCCGATATCGAGAAATTCGAAATGGGCGTGCTGGCAGTTTATATGCCGCAACAGTTGGGCGATGCAGAAGTGCTGGCCGCAGTTGTTGAGGCAATTTCGGCTGTTGGTGCTGCGGGTCCGCAGGATATGGGGAAAGTCATGGGTGTGCTCAAATCTAAATTGGCAGGTATTGCTGATATGGGTCGGGTATCCGCTCTGATTAAGGCTCAGCTCTCGTAG
- the dnaG gene encoding DNA primase yields MIPKSFIQDLLNRLDIVDVIERYVPLKKAGGNYVACCPFHNEKSPSFTVSQSKQFYHCFGCGVHGTAVGFVMEHLGLGFVEAIEDLAQSVGMQVPYEQQASGESFKKVAPDLYEVMQVATRYYREQLKLSTRAIDYLKNRGLSGEIAARFGIGFAPEGWQNLSAAFPDYQSATLVETGLVITGDGDKRYDRFRDRVMFPIVNVRSQVIGFGGRVLDKGEPKYLNSPETPLFEKGRELYGLYQAQKAIRAHGRVLVVEGYMDVVALAQHGVDYAVATLGTATTPYHIQKLLRLADQIVFCFDGDKAGRKAAWRALENALPHLQDGKLLSFLFLPAEHDPDSFIREFGQAEFEQRIAEAMPLSGYLLRELTSELDLQTQEGRNQLLHRAKPLLSVIVSPVTSLLLRKEVAALSGVSQAELEALYEIKPIAHAPRPSLKKAARTPFPVQRLMLQCLIAQPGLGVDMPADWHGEGADAEAIVAVLSALREADYKISSPALMQMFEGTSYARALAQAEAEMLAWGDSFDVAAEFAGLVGKLEEGQRRDQFQALQSKLSQGGLSGLSVDEREQYLRLLQRGNSGVVSELKS; encoded by the coding sequence ATGATTCCAAAAAGTTTCATTCAGGACCTGCTCAATCGTCTGGATATCGTCGATGTCATAGAGCGCTATGTGCCGCTTAAAAAAGCCGGTGGCAATTATGTCGCCTGCTGCCCGTTCCATAACGAAAAATCTCCCTCCTTTACGGTCAGTCAGTCCAAGCAGTTTTATCACTGTTTTGGCTGCGGCGTGCATGGCACGGCGGTGGGGTTCGTCATGGAGCATCTGGGCTTGGGGTTTGTCGAGGCCATCGAAGATCTGGCGCAAAGCGTCGGGATGCAAGTGCCGTATGAGCAGCAGGCGTCAGGCGAGTCCTTTAAAAAGGTGGCGCCCGATTTATACGAGGTAATGCAAGTCGCTACCCGTTACTACCGCGAGCAGCTCAAGTTATCCACGCGGGCGATCGATTATCTGAAAAATCGCGGCCTGAGCGGGGAGATTGCAGCAAGATTCGGCATTGGATTTGCGCCGGAGGGTTGGCAGAATCTGAGTGCTGCTTTTCCGGATTATCAGAGCGCTACGCTGGTTGAGACCGGACTTGTGATCACGGGGGATGGCGATAAGCGCTACGACCGGTTTCGCGACCGTGTCATGTTTCCGATTGTCAATGTGCGTTCGCAGGTGATCGGATTCGGCGGGCGTGTGTTGGATAAGGGTGAGCCTAAGTATCTGAATTCGCCCGAAACGCCTTTGTTTGAAAAAGGGCGCGAGCTGTACGGCTTGTATCAGGCGCAAAAAGCGATACGCGCTCACGGGCGCGTGCTGGTCGTCGAAGGGTATATGGATGTGGTGGCGCTGGCGCAGCACGGTGTCGATTATGCGGTCGCAACGCTGGGTACGGCGACGACGCCGTATCATATTCAGAAATTGTTGCGACTGGCGGATCAGATTGTATTTTGTTTTGACGGCGACAAGGCTGGGCGCAAGGCCGCTTGGCGTGCGCTGGAAAATGCGCTGCCCCATTTGCAGGATGGCAAGCTGCTGAGTTTTCTGTTTTTGCCGGCAGAGCATGATCCTGACAGTTTTATTCGTGAGTTCGGGCAGGCCGAGTTTGAGCAGCGCATTGCCGAGGCGATGCCACTGTCCGGTTATTTGCTCCGCGAGTTGACGTCGGAGTTGGATTTGCAGACGCAGGAGGGTCGTAATCAATTGCTGCATCGGGCCAAGCCGCTGCTGTCGGTGATTGTGTCTCCGGTCACGTCGTTGTTGCTTCGGAAGGAGGTGGCGGCGTTATCGGGTGTTAGTCAGGCTGAGCTGGAGGCGTTGTATGAAATCAAGCCGATAGCCCATGCGCCGCGCCCCTCCTTGAAAAAAGCTGCGCGCACCCCATTTCCGGTACAGCGTTTGATGTTGCAATGCCTGATCGCGCAACCCGGCTTGGGCGTGGATATGCCGGCCGATTGGCATGGTGAGGGGGCGGATGCCGAGGCGATTGTGGCGGTGCTGTCGGCGTTGCGCGAGGCGGATTATAAAATCAGCAGTCCGGCGCTGATGCAGATGTTTGAAGGGACCAGTTATGCCAGAGCGCTGGCTCAGGCGGAAGCGGAAATGCTGGCATGGGGGGATTCCTTCGATGTTGCCGCTGAGTTTGCGGGGTTGGTTGGCAAGCTGGAAGAGGGGCAGCGTCGCGATCAGTTTCAGGCGTTGCAAAGCAAATTGTCGCAAGGGGGTTTGTCCGGACTAAGTGTTGACGAGCGTGAGCAGTATTTGCGATTGCTGCAGCGCGGCAATTCCGGTGTGGTAAGCGAGCTAAAGAGTTGA
- the rpoD gene encoding RNA polymerase sigma factor RpoD, producing MVTVKKTKKKTDKKDDVIALPLAELQQDIDARRTSLKALIVLGKERGYLTYAEINDHLPDMLEVEQIESVASMINDMGIRVCDVAPDAEALIMTDSAPTAADEDAAEEAEAALSTVDSEFGRTTDPVRMYMREMGTVDLLTREKEIEIAKRIEEGQRNMIQAISACPVTIAEILSLAAKIEIDEIRVNELIDGFVDIELEDESGLTASDDQEQDDAEEEESSEESSSEDGDEEDEEAMAAASAAAAAADLAQLKADALARFAVIADLFSKMGKAYEKYGYLSAQYNVHQAGITEELMAFRFTAKQVDALCNTMRGLVEEIRTNERGIQDICVTKSKMPRPHFIKSFVGHEVDMDWLAQEIKAAKPYSELLVRYQHAIVEKQQNLINMQKRVGLPITDLKEINRRMTNGEARSHRAKRDMIEANLRLVISIAKKYTNRGLQFLDLIQEGNIGLMKAVDKFEYRRGYKFSTYATWWIRQAITRSIADQARTIRIPVHMIETINKMNRISRQILQETGQEADAATLAEKMEMTEDKIHKILKIAKEPISMETPVGDDDDSHLGDFIEDSNTTVPIEAAVYESLRSATSDILDSLTQREAKVLRMRFGIEMNTDHTLEEVGKQFDVTRERIRQIEAKALRKLRHPSRSEKLKSFLDSEG from the coding sequence ATGGTAACGGTTAAAAAGACCAAGAAAAAAACTGACAAGAAGGACGACGTGATTGCGTTGCCGCTTGCCGAGTTGCAGCAGGACATCGATGCGCGACGGACCAGTCTGAAGGCGCTGATCGTGCTGGGTAAAGAGCGCGGTTATCTCACCTACGCCGAAATCAACGACCATCTGCCCGATATGCTCGAGGTCGAACAGATCGAGAGCGTAGCGAGCATGATCAACGACATGGGTATCCGTGTCTGCGATGTGGCGCCCGATGCTGAAGCGCTGATCATGACGGATTCCGCCCCGACCGCTGCGGATGAAGACGCTGCTGAAGAAGCGGAAGCAGCCTTGTCCACGGTCGATTCAGAGTTTGGCCGCACCACAGATCCTGTGCGCATGTATATGCGCGAAATGGGTACGGTTGATCTGCTGACGCGCGAAAAAGAAATCGAAATCGCCAAGCGTATCGAAGAAGGTCAGCGCAACATGATCCAGGCGATTTCCGCCTGTCCTGTGACGATCGCGGAAATCCTGTCTTTGGCGGCCAAAATTGAAATTGATGAGATTCGCGTCAATGAACTGATCGATGGTTTTGTGGATATCGAACTGGAAGACGAATCCGGTTTGACTGCCAGCGATGATCAGGAACAGGATGACGCTGAAGAGGAAGAATCTTCGGAGGAGTCGAGTTCTGAGGATGGAGACGAAGAAGATGAAGAAGCGATGGCCGCCGCGAGTGCTGCTGCTGCTGCTGCCGATTTGGCGCAGCTAAAAGCCGATGCGCTGGCGCGTTTTGCCGTGATCGCTGATCTGTTCAGCAAAATGGGCAAGGCATACGAGAAGTATGGTTATCTGAGTGCGCAATACAATGTGCATCAGGCCGGCATTACCGAAGAGTTGATGGCGTTCCGTTTTACTGCCAAGCAGGTGGATGCATTGTGCAACACCATGCGCGGTCTGGTTGAAGAAATTCGCACCAACGAGCGCGGTATTCAGGATATCTGTGTGACGAAGAGCAAGATGCCGCGTCCGCATTTTATCAAGAGCTTTGTCGGGCATGAAGTCGATATGGACTGGCTCGCTCAAGAAATCAAGGCGGCTAAGCCTTACAGCGAATTGCTGGTGCGCTATCAGCATGCGATTGTTGAGAAGCAGCAAAATCTGATCAACATGCAAAAGCGCGTCGGATTGCCGATCACTGATTTGAAAGAAATCAACCGCCGCATGACCAATGGCGAGGCGCGTTCGCACCGTGCCAAGCGCGACATGATCGAGGCTAACTTGCGTCTGGTGATTTCGATCGCCAAGAAATATACCAATCGGGGCCTGCAATTCCTCGATCTGATTCAGGAAGGCAATATCGGTCTGATGAAGGCGGTGGACAAGTTCGAATATCGTCGCGGCTATAAGTTTTCGACCTATGCGACTTGGTGGATTCGTCAGGCGATCACGCGTTCGATCGCCGATCAGGCACGTACGATCCGGATTCCGGTGCACATGATCGAGACGATCAACAAGATGAACCGCATCTCGCGTCAGATTCTGCAGGAAACCGGGCAGGAAGCCGATGCTGCAACGCTTGCCGAAAAAATGGAAATGACGGAAGACAAGATCCATAAGATTTTGAAGATCGCCAAAGAACCCATTTCGATGGAAACGCCGGTGGGCGATGACGATGATTCGCATCTGGGCGATTTCATCGAGGACTCGAACACCACGGTGCCGATTGAAGCCGCGGTTTATGAGAGTTTGCGCAGCGCAACGTCGGATATACTCGACAGCCTGACTCAGCGTGAGGCTAAGGTATTGCGTATGCGTTTCGGTATAGAAATGAACACCGATCACACCTTGGAAGAAGTTGGCAAGCAGTTCGATGTGACGCGTGAACGTATTCGTCAGATCGAAGCCAAGGCGCTGCGCAAATTGCGTCACCCGTCGCGTTCCGAGAAGCTGAAGAGTTTCTTAGATAGCGAAGGATAA
- a CDS encoding MFS transporter — protein sequence MSSLSRNDYRTLVLSALGGALEFYDFIIFVFFAVVIGQLFFPPDMPDWLRQLQTFGIFAAGYLARPLGGIVMAHFGDLLGRKRMFMLSILLMSLPTLVIGLLPTYAVIGIWAPILLLTLRIMQGAAIGGEVPGAWVFVSEHVSEKHVGFACGTLTAGLTGGILLGSLVATAVHQMYSPAELLSEGWRVPFILGGLFGLLSVWLRQWLQETPVFKEMQARKLLADELPLKTVVRAHRASVVLTMAMTWLLSAAIIVMILMTPILVQKLYAIPAAAALQAGSIATLFLSFGCIVFGALSDRFGAGRVLAAGCVMLGFTAMLFYSQMAVAPQYINPLYALCGFFVGVIGVIPAAAVRAFPPVVRFSGLSFSYNVAYAVFGGLTPVLVSLCLPLDPMAPAHYVLLLSGAGVLIGLYLIRCEKKVE from the coding sequence ATGTCGTCTCTGAGTCGCAACGATTATCGAACGCTGGTGTTGTCCGCGCTGGGCGGGGCGCTGGAATTCTACGATTTCATCATCTTCGTCTTCTTCGCCGTGGTCATCGGTCAGTTGTTCTTCCCGCCCGATATGCCCGACTGGTTAAGGCAGTTGCAAACCTTTGGTATTTTCGCTGCGGGATATTTGGCGCGTCCATTGGGCGGCATCGTGATGGCGCATTTTGGCGATCTGCTGGGGCGCAAGCGCATGTTTATGCTGAGTATCCTGCTGATGTCGCTGCCGACCCTGGTCATCGGGCTGCTGCCGACCTATGCGGTGATCGGCATTTGGGCGCCCATCTTGTTGCTGACTTTACGCATCATGCAGGGGGCGGCGATCGGCGGCGAAGTGCCGGGTGCCTGGGTGTTTGTTTCGGAACACGTCTCCGAAAAACATGTTGGATTTGCCTGCGGGACGCTTACGGCAGGATTGACGGGCGGCATACTGCTGGGCTCTTTGGTTGCGACGGCGGTGCATCAAATGTATTCGCCGGCAGAGTTGCTCAGTGAGGGCTGGCGTGTTCCGTTCATCTTGGGCGGTTTGTTCGGCTTGTTGTCGGTATGGTTGCGCCAGTGGTTGCAGGAAACGCCGGTATTCAAAGAAATGCAGGCCCGCAAGTTATTGGCTGACGAGTTGCCCTTGAAAACGGTGGTTCGCGCGCATCGCGCCTCGGTGGTGCTGACGATGGCGATGACCTGGTTGCTATCGGCAGCGATCATCGTGATGATTTTAATGACGCCGATTCTGGTGCAAAAACTGTATGCCATTCCGGCAGCCGCAGCGTTGCAGGCCGGCAGTATCGCCACCTTGTTTTTGAGTTTCGGTTGTATCGTGTTTGGCGCATTGTCTGACCGTTTCGGCGCGGGACGTGTGCTGGCGGCCGGTTGCGTGATGTTGGGTTTTACCGCGATGCTGTTCTATAGCCAGATGGCTGTTGCGCCGCAATACATTAATCCGTTGTATGCGCTATGCGGATTTTTTGTCGGTGTCATCGGCGTGATTCCGGCCGCTGCGGTGCGCGCCTTTCCTCCTGTGGTCAGATTCTCGGGTTTGTCGTTTTCCTACAATGTGGCCTACGCGGTGTTCGGCGGGCTCACGCCGGTGCTTGTGAGTCTGTGCTTGCCGCTTGACCCCATGGCGCCTGCACATTACGTCCTGCTGTTGAGCGGGGCCGGAGTGCTGATCGGGCTGTATCTGATACGCTGCGAAAAAAAAGTGGAGTAA